The following are encoded in a window of Bdellovibrio svalbardensis genomic DNA:
- a CDS encoding flagellar hook protein FlgE: MGILSSLYTGVSGMTAQGEALGVIGDNIANANTIGFKASRAEFQDIISKSLKGVLGGNQIGRGVKIGAVNPILTQGNVDATEKVTDLAISGDGYFKVKGSDGESYTRDGSFHFDREGFLVTNDNQKVQGFSTDDKGNILNKMSDIKFPRALIPAKASKEVKLDLNLDSRMEATKKFDIKDPYSTSHYSTGVEVYDSQGNKHLLSMFFNKTADRQWEYKGVVDGKEVTGGTDGALSEVCAGKLEFTVDGKLNKQTMTSSNFNFKGGALQDQQIKINFGDAIADGGKGLDGTKQYGKNSDLISWHQDGASAGTITSLSFNDEGILTAVYSNGQAQDLAQIALAKFENPEAMFKVGNNRLKESRDSGSASVGAPGAAGRGKLFAKSLERSTVDLATEFVNMIQNQRGFQANAKTITTTDELLNEVIQLKR, encoded by the coding sequence ATGGGTATTCTTTCTTCATTGTACACGGGTGTGTCTGGTATGACTGCTCAGGGCGAAGCCCTTGGAGTAATCGGTGATAATATCGCCAATGCCAACACTATCGGTTTCAAAGCAAGCCGCGCAGAATTCCAGGACATTATCTCAAAAAGCTTAAAAGGCGTTCTTGGTGGTAACCAAATCGGCCGTGGTGTGAAGATCGGTGCTGTAAACCCTATTCTTACTCAAGGTAACGTTGACGCGACTGAAAAAGTAACTGACTTGGCAATCTCAGGTGACGGTTACTTCAAAGTTAAAGGTTCAGACGGTGAATCTTATACTCGTGATGGTTCTTTCCATTTTGACCGTGAAGGTTTCTTGGTAACGAACGATAACCAAAAAGTTCAAGGTTTCTCAACAGACGATAAAGGTAATATCCTTAACAAAATGTCTGACATCAAGTTCCCACGCGCTTTGATTCCAGCGAAAGCTTCGAAAGAAGTGAAGTTGGATCTGAACTTGGATTCACGCATGGAAGCTACTAAGAAATTCGATATCAAAGATCCATATTCAACTTCTCACTACTCTACAGGTGTTGAGGTTTATGACTCTCAAGGTAACAAACATTTGCTCAGCATGTTCTTCAATAAGACGGCTGATAGACAATGGGAATACAAAGGCGTTGTAGACGGTAAGGAAGTGACTGGCGGTACTGATGGCGCATTGTCTGAAGTATGTGCTGGTAAGTTGGAATTTACAGTTGATGGTAAACTGAACAAACAGACGATGACATCTTCTAACTTCAACTTCAAGGGTGGCGCTCTTCAAGACCAACAAATCAAAATCAACTTCGGTGATGCTATCGCTGATGGTGGTAAAGGTTTGGACGGTACTAAACAGTACGGTAAAAACTCTGACCTTATCTCTTGGCACCAAGATGGAGCTTCTGCAGGTACAATCACGAGCTTGTCATTCAATGACGAAGGTATCTTGACTGCAGTTTACTCTAACGGACAAGCACAAGACTTGGCACAGATCGCTCTGGCGAAGTTCGAAAATCCGGAAGCAATGTTCAAGGTTGGTAACAACCGCTTGAAAGAATCCAGAGACTCTGGATCCGCTTCAGTGGGTGCTCCAGGTGCAGCAGGCCGTGGTAAATTGTTCGCGAAGTCTCTTGAGAGATCTACAGTGGATCTGGCGACAGAGTTCGTAAACATGATCCAAAATCAACGTGGTTTCCAAGCCAATGCGAAGACAATCACGACAACGGATGAACTTCTTAACGAAGTAATTCAGTTGAAACGATAA
- a CDS encoding flagellar hook assembly protein FlgD, translating into MTMVNAKLGVNAFGATATKAESVNSAASTFSAQDKAKTGEEDIGSVANKLSDPNWIDPSKKVRATGNPSLDKDAFFKLMLAQMKNQDPTNPMKSHEMAAQLANFSSLEQMQNMNKTLEELKNAQKPSENFQALNLIGKAVAGDSSKVVRGLNDKDHDFRFSLPMDASEVSVKVRDGDGTVVRSYNLKGLKQGENKLTWNGEDERGVKAPVGEYQFIAEGKTSDGKKMGIKTDFDGVITGVSYSAEGPVLNVGNQAIRFRDVKKITDPRLMRNDQNVNDVTNLDLKKDDVTGQTKKEGNVESQKTSTEPAPVAKSKIMDTVGLSRDMMEKIAKETIK; encoded by the coding sequence ATGACAATGGTGAACGCTAAATTGGGAGTGAATGCATTCGGTGCGACGGCAACGAAAGCTGAAAGTGTGAACTCGGCTGCGAGTACATTCAGTGCCCAAGACAAAGCAAAAACCGGCGAAGAAGATATTGGCTCGGTGGCCAATAAGCTTTCTGATCCCAATTGGATCGATCCTTCGAAGAAAGTTCGTGCGACGGGAAATCCAAGTTTGGATAAAGATGCATTCTTTAAATTGATGCTTGCACAGATGAAGAATCAAGATCCTACAAATCCAATGAAGAGTCATGAGATGGCAGCGCAGCTTGCGAACTTCTCATCTCTCGAGCAAATGCAGAACATGAATAAGACACTTGAGGAATTGAAGAATGCACAGAAGCCTTCAGAAAATTTCCAAGCGTTAAATCTCATCGGAAAAGCAGTTGCCGGTGACTCATCAAAAGTTGTTCGTGGCTTGAATGATAAAGATCATGATTTCCGCTTCTCATTGCCAATGGATGCAAGTGAAGTCTCTGTGAAAGTGCGCGATGGCGACGGAACTGTTGTGCGTTCGTATAATCTCAAAGGCCTCAAGCAAGGTGAGAACAAGCTCACTTGGAATGGTGAAGATGAAAGAGGAGTGAAAGCGCCAGTGGGTGAATATCAATTCATCGCTGAAGGCAAAACTTCTGACGGAAAAAAGATGGGAATCAAAACTGACTTCGACGGAGTGATCACAGGCGTGAGCTATTCTGCTGAAGGCCCTGTTTTGAACGTTGGAAATCAGGCGATTCGTTTCAGAGACGTAAAAAAGATCACAGACCCACGTCTTATGAGGAACGACCAGAATGTAAATGATGTTACTAACCTAGACTTGAAAAAGGATGATGTCACAGGACAAACTAAAAAAGAGGGGAACGTAGAGTCACAAAAGACTTCCACTGAACCGGCTCCTGTAGCAAAATCTAAGATCATGGATACTGTGGGTTTGTCCCGCGACATGATGGAGAAGATCGCTAAGGAGACGATAAAGTAA
- the fliJ gene encoding flagellar export protein FliJ — translation MKFKFPLQKVLEHRKLKENLAQKDFQEVVTQLNEQQAVLDKMYQDVQDAHNRAGELTQMGGAQGPALSQIHEYLKGQKIRIAYQVVKVQEVEKLVEAKRELLRQAALDYKIMEKMKENKFEAYKAERISQDQKEMDEQAILRFKAVKES, via the coding sequence GTGAAGTTTAAGTTTCCTCTTCAAAAAGTTTTAGAACATCGCAAGCTCAAGGAAAACTTGGCGCAGAAGGACTTTCAAGAGGTCGTTACCCAGCTCAATGAGCAACAAGCCGTGCTCGACAAAATGTACCAAGACGTTCAGGACGCTCACAATCGTGCCGGAGAGCTCACTCAGATGGGCGGAGCCCAAGGTCCAGCCCTTTCGCAGATTCATGAATACCTCAAAGGACAGAAAATCCGTATTGCCTATCAAGTCGTTAAGGTTCAAGAGGTCGAGAAATTGGTCGAGGCCAAGAGAGAGCTTTTGCGACAAGCCGCTCTAGACTATAAAATTATGGAGAAGATGAAGGAAAATAAGTTCGAGGCCTATAAAGCTGAGCGTATTTCCCAAGATCAGAAAGAAATGGATGAGCAGGCTATCCTGCGCTTCAAAGCTGTGAAGGAATCTTGA
- a CDS encoding TIGR02530 family flagellar biosynthesis protein, with amino-acid sequence MVDLKKIQTLDQLIPQQPGKVKQPALDGTGPSFKETLDNLGGMKPQNVGQINPQGLVKPADGVKFSNHAIERMKTRGISYSPEDITKLSDAISRAAAKGSKDSLVLMNDSALIVSVKNNTVVTVMDKNALKENVFTNIDSTVVL; translated from the coding sequence ATGGTTGACTTAAAGAAGATACAGACACTCGATCAACTCATCCCGCAGCAGCCAGGTAAGGTTAAACAACCGGCCCTGGATGGAACGGGACCCTCCTTCAAGGAGACTCTGGATAACCTCGGAGGCATGAAGCCTCAGAACGTTGGACAGATTAATCCTCAAGGCTTGGTGAAGCCTGCAGATGGAGTAAAGTTTTCGAATCACGCAATTGAGCGGATGAAAACTCGGGGCATTAGTTACAGCCCAGAGGATATCACGAAGCTGAGTGACGCGATTTCGAGAGCAGCGGCGAAAGGTTCCAAGGATTCATTAGTGTTAATGAATGACTCGGCACTGATTGTCAGCGTGAAGAATAACACTGTGGTGACAGTGATGGACAAGAACGCACTCAAAGAGAATGTGTTCACGAACATCGACAGCACGGTAGTACTCTAA
- a CDS encoding response regulator transcription factor, which produces MRCLVVEDDNEIATIVKQGLGELEGDVEVESNGRRAYERALTNNYDIIVLDLMLPEMDGYTFAKSLREKEINTPILILSALRELDDRLKGLSMGGDDYLTKPFAMAELQIRVKNLLKRAQKASEVTQLTFQDLKLNRLNRDVVRAGRKLDLQEREFVLLDLFMSNPNKIIGKQTILKEVWNYDFDPQTNVVDVLVCRLRNKLEKDFPTRLIYTVRGVGYVLKSS; this is translated from the coding sequence ATGAGATGCTTAGTAGTTGAAGACGATAACGAAATTGCAACGATCGTGAAACAGGGCTTAGGGGAGCTCGAAGGGGATGTGGAAGTTGAATCCAACGGACGCCGCGCCTACGAAAGAGCCCTAACAAATAATTACGATATTATTGTATTGGATCTTATGCTTCCAGAGATGGACGGTTACACTTTCGCAAAATCATTGCGCGAGAAAGAAATCAATACACCCATTCTTATCTTAAGTGCCCTCCGTGAATTGGACGATCGCCTTAAAGGCTTGAGTATGGGTGGCGATGACTATCTGACAAAACCTTTCGCGATGGCAGAGTTGCAAATTCGCGTGAAAAATCTTTTGAAGCGTGCTCAAAAAGCTTCCGAAGTAACTCAATTGACATTCCAAGATTTGAAATTGAACCGTTTGAATCGCGATGTGGTTCGTGCGGGTAGAAAATTGGATCTTCAGGAAAGAGAATTCGTTCTATTGGATCTCTTTATGAGCAATCCAAACAAAATCATCGGTAAGCAAACTATACTAAAAGAAGTTTGGAATTATGATTTTGATCCGCAGACAAATGTGGTAGACGTATTGGTATGCCGTTTAAGAAACAAATTGGAAAAAGACTTCCCTACACGCCTAATCTATACAGTCAGAGGTGTAGGCTATGTTCTTAAGTCGTCTTAA
- a CDS encoding flagellar hook-length control protein FliK → MLANIVGPPMVGATDLRSSPDKAIEKNLKGSSSESSFGKALQDKISVGAQKETKDLPRQEVRAKDSARDSKESNSRKEDKAQKPEDRAEQKVAKPDGTLKKKSANRQQAIKEFMDSFESEFEIPPTRLVEAMAQLDDSQLKESPEATADAVVDKLGLDDAQADKARAMYAALLTQLQQTPQSPKAPPEMAAGLGMSSSQNMQMRVAAAQEKQNALGTSLESFNKKFWMKPEAAAEQTAMPTLDGNLAQRMSMDDGEEGMDLTDSAMDSEVPGSAMPEAPQMKMPELPPHLQGQMKDAMSPALLAALAAKKAAASQQAAAAGGEAEDAPELSEEFMQALEAPRMEKPLQGPQMNNIQGKAAAQEFFQNESQGQSLMQNSKEFMQQGMGQEKEAAKGKLTAKSAEFKSTMTGLEGLQAQPLKGEALKFDPMTPMAPVAPGQVAGEKNEAAVKQLMNQAQYLIKNGGGEVKVEMTPEGMGTIHLKVMLQDGKVNLQMSADTQEAKKTIESSLAELKTSLAAHKLSMENVKVDVVNSTSTDTATQNQPNMNGQGQNNKEARQFWNQFNDNFGNQGRRESFGEFQNIKGYGGKSRDPLQPIDSAGAKTASRAVEGKGSGLNLVA, encoded by the coding sequence TTGTTAGCAAATATAGTCGGCCCCCCAATGGTGGGTGCGACCGATTTGAGGTCTTCGCCGGATAAGGCGATAGAAAAAAACCTCAAAGGTTCCAGCTCCGAGTCTTCGTTCGGAAAAGCCCTGCAGGATAAAATATCCGTAGGAGCTCAGAAAGAAACGAAAGATTTACCAAGGCAGGAAGTCAGAGCAAAAGATTCAGCCCGAGATTCAAAAGAATCGAACTCTCGGAAAGAGGATAAAGCTCAGAAGCCTGAAGACAGAGCGGAACAAAAGGTTGCAAAGCCAGATGGGACTTTAAAGAAAAAGTCGGCAAATCGACAACAGGCCATTAAAGAATTCATGGACTCCTTCGAGAGTGAATTTGAGATCCCTCCCACGCGACTCGTGGAAGCGATGGCCCAGCTGGACGACAGCCAACTTAAAGAATCCCCAGAAGCAACAGCAGATGCTGTGGTTGATAAATTAGGCCTTGATGATGCGCAAGCTGATAAAGCTCGCGCAATGTACGCGGCACTTTTGACTCAACTGCAACAAACGCCACAATCTCCAAAGGCTCCCCCAGAAATGGCGGCGGGTCTTGGCATGTCGTCTTCACAGAACATGCAGATGCGTGTGGCTGCAGCTCAGGAAAAACAAAATGCCTTGGGGACCTCGTTAGAGAGCTTCAATAAAAAGTTTTGGATGAAGCCTGAGGCTGCCGCAGAACAAACTGCAATGCCAACTCTTGATGGCAACTTGGCGCAAAGAATGAGCATGGATGATGGCGAAGAGGGCATGGATTTGACCGATTCAGCTATGGATTCAGAAGTGCCAGGAAGTGCAATGCCGGAAGCTCCGCAGATGAAAATGCCGGAATTGCCGCCGCACTTGCAGGGGCAAATGAAGGATGCCATGTCACCAGCCCTTCTTGCGGCTTTGGCTGCCAAGAAAGCCGCAGCCTCTCAGCAGGCAGCAGCAGCCGGTGGTGAGGCGGAGGATGCGCCAGAGTTGAGCGAAGAGTTCATGCAGGCATTGGAAGCTCCTCGTATGGAGAAGCCTCTTCAGGGCCCTCAAATGAATAACATTCAAGGCAAGGCCGCGGCTCAAGAATTCTTCCAAAATGAATCTCAAGGTCAGTCTTTGATGCAAAACTCAAAAGAGTTCATGCAGCAGGGAATGGGGCAGGAGAAGGAAGCTGCAAAAGGCAAACTGACCGCAAAATCTGCAGAGTTCAAATCCACGATGACAGGATTGGAGGGACTTCAAGCGCAGCCTTTGAAAGGTGAAGCTTTGAAATTCGATCCAATGACGCCTATGGCGCCGGTAGCTCCAGGGCAAGTCGCGGGAGAGAAAAACGAAGCGGCCGTGAAGCAGTTGATGAATCAAGCACAATACTTGATCAAAAACGGTGGCGGTGAAGTGAAAGTCGAAATGACCCCAGAGGGCATGGGAACGATTCACCTCAAAGTCATGCTTCAAGATGGCAAAGTGAATTTGCAGATGTCGGCGGATACTCAGGAAGCTAAGAAGACTATCGAGTCTAGTCTAGCTGAACTGAAAACCAGTCTTGCTGCTCACAAGCTATCAATGGAAAATGTAAAGGTTGATGTAGTGAATTCTACGTCGACGGATACCGCGACTCAAAACCAGCCGAACATGAATGGACAAGGCCAAAACAATAAAGAGGCTCGTCAATTCTGGAACCAATTTAATGATAATTTTGGTAACCAGGGACGCAGAGAATCTTTTGGCGAATTCCAAAACATCAAAGGCTATGGTGGAAAAAGTCGTGATCCATTGCAACCGATCGACAGCGCCGGAGCGAAAACCGCTTCGCGAGCAGTTGAAGGTAAGGGCAGCGGCTTAAATCTTGTAGCATAA
- a CDS encoding sensor histidine kinase: MFLSRLKPTLFRISTKLTFAYSLVLILSSTLIFSYLYFQITHALQDQERVILQSKLEEYSNRIEIRGLKDFSEYFMYVPNYDRDAALLIGVFSPKNETIFFHEPFPSFKVDMELLKTELNQHRARSFDFSLPEISGNEAVLVLGRTLKNGTRLVVAKSTEGLGVQLRNLQKIFWWSLVPVALIGFLGGLFLSNSTLSPVREVINSMKKIEAGAFSTRVPLGDNEDELEELKVLFNKMLDKIENLVNGLRDAFDHLAHDIRTPVTRLRGRAEIALTSEGDVESYREALQSCFENSDKILNFLQVLTDITEAENRSRKLRLEKKFISELVREMMSLYEMAFEEKDIKVVQKLDTHDWAMVDARLISRVIANLLDNAHKYTPAGGTVTIETVNQTENVILRVTDTGPGIAADEHAMIWQKLYRIDKSRSEYGMGLGLTFVKAVVEAHDGKVSVRSPVHDGHGTEFEVTLQKMA; encoded by the coding sequence ATGTTCTTAAGTCGTCTTAAGCCGACGCTCTTTCGAATCAGCACCAAGTTGACGTTTGCGTACTCCTTGGTGTTGATCCTCAGCTCGACGCTGATCTTCAGTTATCTGTATTTTCAAATTACGCACGCTCTTCAAGATCAAGAGCGTGTGATTCTTCAAAGTAAACTCGAAGAATATAGCAACCGCATCGAGATTCGTGGTCTCAAAGACTTCAGCGAATACTTTATGTACGTCCCGAACTATGATCGTGATGCGGCTTTGCTGATTGGTGTCTTTTCACCCAAGAATGAGACCATTTTCTTTCACGAACCCTTTCCCAGCTTTAAAGTTGATATGGAGCTGCTCAAGACGGAGCTGAATCAGCACCGTGCTCGCAGTTTTGATTTTTCATTGCCCGAAATTTCCGGCAATGAGGCGGTTCTGGTTTTGGGTCGTACTTTAAAGAACGGCACTCGCCTGGTTGTTGCCAAGAGCACCGAAGGTTTGGGTGTTCAGCTTAGAAATCTTCAGAAAATCTTCTGGTGGTCCTTGGTTCCGGTCGCACTGATTGGTTTCCTTGGGGGCCTCTTCCTTTCGAACTCCACTTTGAGTCCCGTGCGGGAAGTTATCAACTCGATGAAAAAGATCGAGGCGGGGGCATTTTCCACCCGTGTTCCTCTGGGTGATAACGAAGATGAGCTGGAAGAGCTCAAAGTTCTGTTCAATAAGATGCTCGATAAGATTGAGAATCTTGTAAATGGTTTGCGCGATGCCTTTGACCATTTGGCTCATGATATTCGAACTCCCGTTACGCGTCTTCGTGGTCGGGCCGAAATTGCCCTGACTAGCGAGGGCGATGTGGAGTCTTACCGAGAAGCTCTGCAGAGTTGCTTCGAAAATTCAGATAAGATTTTGAATTTCTTGCAAGTTCTGACGGATATCACCGAAGCGGAAAATCGCAGTCGTAAATTGAGACTTGAAAAGAAATTCATCAGCGAGCTCGTTCGCGAAATGATGAGTCTTTATGAAATGGCTTTTGAGGAAAAAGACATCAAGGTTGTGCAGAAACTGGATACCCACGATTGGGCCATGGTGGATGCGCGCTTGATCAGTCGTGTGATCGCCAATCTTTTGGATAATGCTCACAAGTACACACCAGCAGGTGGCACCGTCACCATCGAAACTGTGAATCAGACCGAAAATGTCATTCTAAGAGTGACAGACACCGGTCCTGGTATCGCCGCTGACGAACACGCTATGATCTGGCAAAAACTTTATCGCATCGACAAGTCCCGCTCTGAATATGGAATGGGCCTTGGCCTAACTTTCGTCAAAGCGGTTGTTGAAGCCCATGACGGAAAAGTCTCCGTCAGATCTCCAGTCCACGACGGTCACGGTACCGAATTCGAAGTCACTCTTCAGAAGATGGCCTAA
- a CDS encoding magnesium transporter MgtE N-terminal domain-containing protein — MKSGYDQFFKNARKVADENGGVKFHKNPSAPRLHLDLASEDIEQQIRRRMKMTAPKKKKRTKVPWKMMGVSFIGLLVALWGFQNHDEVERLVKRVEFQMTGEAVAENTPAKPEAAVKEKTADGKEERDPAAEPKTSAAMTAEDLDHLTKLNDRKKELDAREEELARQETELQTQKVELDKRLKELEEMRGKISSMLEERVKADDQKIDTLVQMYSNMKAPQAAKVFETMDEDLVVELLGRMKKKNAADIMNLLKPEKAQIISEKYAGYKRR, encoded by the coding sequence ATGAAAAGCGGATACGATCAATTCTTTAAAAATGCTCGCAAGGTCGCCGACGAAAATGGTGGAGTTAAATTCCATAAGAATCCCTCCGCGCCACGTTTGCATCTTGATTTGGCATCTGAAGATATTGAACAACAGATCCGTCGTCGCATGAAGATGACCGCTCCAAAGAAGAAGAAGAGAACAAAAGTACCTTGGAAAATGATGGGTGTTTCCTTCATTGGTTTGTTGGTGGCTCTTTGGGGATTCCAGAACCATGACGAAGTTGAACGTCTTGTAAAGCGTGTTGAATTTCAAATGACTGGTGAGGCTGTCGCAGAAAATACTCCAGCAAAGCCAGAGGCCGCGGTAAAAGAAAAAACGGCGGATGGAAAAGAAGAACGCGATCCTGCTGCTGAACCGAAAACTTCTGCTGCTATGACCGCAGAGGATCTTGATCATCTGACGAAATTGAATGATCGCAAAAAAGAACTGGATGCCCGCGAAGAAGAGCTCGCACGCCAGGAAACTGAACTGCAAACTCAAAAAGTGGAACTTGATAAACGCCTCAAAGAACTTGAAGAGATGAGAGGTAAGATCTCGTCAATGTTGGAAGAGCGGGTCAAGGCTGATGACCAGAAGATCGATACCTTGGTACAGATGTACTCGAATATGAAGGCACCCCAAGCGGCTAAAGTCTTTGAGACGATGGACGAGGATTTGGTGGTTGAGCTACTTGGTCGTATGAAAAAGAAAAATGCTGCTGATATCATGAATTTATTGAAACCTGAAAAAGCTCAGATCATTTCTGAGAAGTATGCGGGTTACAAACGACGTTAG